From a single Diachasmimorpha longicaudata isolate KC_UGA_2023 chromosome 13, iyDiaLong2, whole genome shotgun sequence genomic region:
- the LOC135168414 gene encoding glycine--tRNA ligase has translation MRLFQFALRIPRRLLQEPITPFLTTKRDFQTVRLLLARTLPDNWGSKKQHRAVKLNFPLDMSDPKIEEALAPLRASVKEQGDLVRELKSTGAPELDVKKAVAELKLRKKLLEDKELSFVSESHTFDRTRMEDLLKRRFFFDQSFAIYGGITGQYDFGPMGCAFKTNLLNTWRSFFVLEEQMLEVDCSILTPEPVLKASGHVDRFADLMVKDLKSGECFRLDHLIKAHLEKIAADKKTDQQTREDCKDIVIKLDGMTKSEMSQVLKRFNMKSPSTGNDLSEPMEFNLMFGTQIGPTGLIKGFLRPETAQGIFVNFKRLLEFNQDKLPFAAAQIGNAFRNEISPRSGLIRVREFTMAEIEHFCDPSDKSHPKFQNVKDTKLMLYSACNQMDGKSAEQRTIGEAVAAGLVANETLGYFMARIQTFLTKVGVDPKRLRFRQHMSNEMAHYACDCWDAECLTSYGWIECVGCADRSAYDLTQHTKATGVKLVAEKKLPAPKVVDVVEAAPNRGAIGKTFRKEAKAVLEALDALDKEGIDGLEKGLEDGSYRLTLADGSEAEIKKEMVVVKRYQKTVHVEEIIPSVIEPSFGVGRVMYAVFEHNFKKREGDEMRTYLSLPPVVAPLKCSVLPLSGNPEFVPFVKELSQGLTKVDVSHKVDDSSGSIGRRYARTDEIAIPFGITVDFDTLKKPHSVTLRERDSMGQVRIGVEELPGVVRDLANGKITWMEVEAKYPKFEQQESNEA, from the exons ATGCGTTTGTTTCAGTTCGCTTTGCGAATTCCGAGAAGATTGTTACAGGAGCCTATTACCCCTTTTCTAACAACAAAGCGTGATTTCCAAACAGTTCGATTGTTGTTGGCGAGAACTTTGCCGGATAACTGGGGTTCCAAAAAACAACACCGGGctgttaaattaaattttcctctcGACATGTCAGACCCTAAGATTGAGGAGGCCCTTGCACCCCTGCGGGCCAGTGTGAAGGAGCAG GGAGACCTGGTTCGTGAGCTGAAGTCCACTGGTGCCCCAGAGCTAGATGTCAAGAAGGCAGTAGCCGAGCTAAAGCTTCGCAAGAAGCTCCTAGAGGACAAGGAGCTGTCCTTCGTCTCAGAGTCCCACACCTTCGACCGAACGAGAATGGAGGACCTCCTGAAACGTCGTTTCTTCTTCGACCAGTCCTTCGCGATCTACGGTGGGATAACTGGTCAATATGACTTTGGGCCGATGGGTTGTGCCTTCAAAACAAACCTCTTGAACACCTGGCGTAGCTTTTTCGTCCTAGAAGAACAGATGCTAGAGGTTGATTGTTCGATCCTCACCCCTGAGCCGGTGCTAAAAGCCTCTGGGCACGTCGATAGATTCGCCGATCTGATGGTCAAAGACCTGAAGAGCGGCGAGTGTTTCCGCCTCGATCACTTGATCAAAGCTCATCTGGAGAAGATCGCAGCGGACAAGAAGACAGATCAACAGACCCGCGAGGATTGCAAAGATATTGTGATAAAACTGGATGGAATGACGAAATCTGAGATGTCTCAAGTTCTCAAGCGCTTCAACATGAAGTCACCTTCAACTGGAAACGATCTTTCGGAGCCCATGGAGTTCAACTTAATGTTCGGAACGCAGATAGGCCCCACAGGGCTCATCAAAGGCTTCCTCCGACCAGAAACAGCCCAAGGGATCTTCGTCAACTTCAAGCGTCTGCTGGAATTCAACCAGGACAAACTTCCCTTCGCGGCTGCACAGATCGGTAACGCCTTCAGGAACGAGATCTCTCCCAGATCTGGACTCATCAGAGTCCGAGAATTCACGATGGCTGAGATCGAGCACTTCTGCGATCCCTCCGACAAGTCCCATCCCAAATTCCAAAACGTCAAGGACACGAAACTCATGCTGTACTCCGCTTGCAACCAAATGGACGGTAAGAGCGCCGAGCAGAGGACCATTGGAGAAGCTGTGGCTGCTGGCCTGGTAGCCAATGAGACCCTCGGGTACTTCATGGCAAGGATCCAAACCTTCTTGACGAAGGTCGGAGTGGATCCCAAACGACTGAGGTTTAGACAGCACATGAGCAACGAGATGGCGCATTATGCTTGCGACTGCTGGGACGCGGAGTGTCTGACCAGTTATGGTTGGATCGAGTGTGTTGGATGTGCGGACAGATCGGCTTACGATTTGACCCAGCACACGAAGGCCACTGGGGTCAAGTTGGTCGCCGAGAAGAAACTCCCAGCTCCTAAGGTCGTTGACGTGGTGGAGGCAGCACCCAACCGAGGGGCCATTGGAAAGACCTTCAGGAAAGAGGCGAAAGCTGTTCTCGAGGCACTTGATGCTCTAGATAAGGAGGGAATTGATGGGTTGGAGAAGGGATTGGAGGATGGATCCTACAGGCTGACGTTGGCCGATGGCTCCGAGGCCGAGATCAAGAAGGAGATGGTGGTAGTTAAGAGGTATCAGAAGACTGTTCATGTCGAGGAGATCATTCCGTCTGTTATAGAGCCTTCCTTCGGTGTTGGGAGGGTCATGTATGCTGTGTTCGAACATAATTTTAAGAAAAGGGAAGGGGATGAGATGAGGACCTATCTTAGCCTCCCACCAGTGGTGGCACCATTGAAGTGCTCGGTTCTTCCGTTGAGTGGGAATCCCGAGTTCGTGCCGTTCGTGAAGGAGCTGTCTCAGGGCCTGACGAAAGTCGATGTCTCGCATAAGGTCGACGACTCGTCTGGAAGCATTGGAAGGAGATATGCTAGGACTGATGAGATCGCTATTCCTTTTGGAATTACTGTTGACTTTGATACTTTGAAGAAGCCGCATTCTGTAACGTTGAGGGAGAGGGATTCTATGGGGCAGGTCAGGATTGGGGTTGAGGAGCTCCCGGGGGTCGTCAGGGATCTTGCTAATGGGAAGATTACGTGGATGGAGGTCGAGGCCAAGTATCCTAAGTTCGAGCAGCAGGAGAGTAATGAAGCGTAA